In Mucilaginibacter celer, one DNA window encodes the following:
- a CDS encoding M28 family metallopeptidase — MKITLRKFLFLGSLAVFAGCQNNKSVPAEKAVTGADIKKYISALANDSMMGRKPFTAGETKAINYISQQFKKIGLEPGNNGGYFQDVPLVEITSSPSPTMEISGGKDPLSLKATSDFVTFSRREVDSVSLKNSPLVFAGYGVVAPEYHWNDYAGLDVKGKTVVVLVNDPGFKNGDPHFFKGDTMTYYGRWTYKYEEAARQGAAGVLIIHQTEPASYGWEVVSNSNTGAKLYLQQADKHLNRCKVEGWITEAAGKKLLAEAGITGDFRALARKKDFKAIPLNQSVTITINNHLKYAMSHNVVGVIKGSSQPNQYVLYSAHWDHLGVGKPDAKGDSIYNGAVDNADGVASMLSVAKAFTKAKEKPKRSIIFLAVTAEEQGLLGSEYYATHPIYPVNKTVADLNMDALGDYGETKDIAVTGKGQNDLEDYVEEIAKSEGLSTVGDRHPGSGSYYRSDHFNFAKVGVPALDINNGSISVVHDGGYGEARQKDYGDNRYHQQADNYTDTMDATGMAQIADILYRVGIKLSNETTFPGWKTGSEFKAVRDKSMK; from the coding sequence ATGAAAATCACTCTCCGTAAATTTCTTTTTTTAGGGAGCCTTGCCGTTTTTGCAGGCTGCCAGAACAATAAAAGCGTACCGGCCGAAAAGGCGGTTACCGGTGCCGACATCAAAAAATACATCTCAGCCCTGGCTAACGATTCGATGATGGGCCGCAAGCCTTTCACTGCCGGCGAAACCAAGGCCATCAATTACATCTCGCAACAATTTAAAAAGATTGGCCTGGAGCCGGGCAACAATGGCGGCTATTTTCAGGATGTGCCCCTGGTTGAAATTACCAGCTCGCCATCGCCAACTATGGAGATCAGCGGAGGCAAAGATCCACTGTCATTAAAAGCAACCAGCGATTTTGTGACTTTCAGCCGCCGCGAGGTTGACTCGGTAAGCCTTAAAAATTCGCCGCTGGTTTTTGCCGGTTACGGTGTTGTGGCCCCCGAATATCACTGGAATGATTATGCCGGCCTCGATGTAAAAGGCAAAACCGTTGTGGTACTGGTAAACGATCCGGGCTTTAAAAACGGCGATCCGCATTTTTTTAAAGGCGATACCATGACCTACTATGGCCGCTGGACTTACAAATATGAAGAGGCCGCCCGCCAGGGTGCTGCCGGTGTACTCATCATTCATCAAACCGAACCGGCAAGTTATGGCTGGGAAGTTGTATCAAACAGTAATACCGGCGCCAAGCTTTATTTACAACAGGCTGATAAACACCTTAACCGCTGCAAGGTTGAAGGCTGGATAACCGAAGCGGCCGGTAAAAAGCTATTGGCAGAGGCCGGCATCACCGGCGATTTCCGTGCATTGGCCCGCAAAAAGGATTTTAAGGCAATTCCGCTTAACCAGTCGGTTACTATAACTATCAATAACCATTTAAAATATGCAATGTCGCACAATGTGGTGGGTGTTATAAAAGGCAGCAGCCAGCCCAACCAGTATGTGCTATACAGCGCCCATTGGGATCATCTTGGCGTAGGTAAACCTGATGCCAAAGGAGATAGTATTTACAACGGTGCAGTTGATAATGCCGATGGTGTAGCCTCCATGCTCAGCGTAGCTAAAGCATTTACCAAAGCCAAAGAAAAGCCTAAACGCTCCATCATATTTTTAGCGGTTACCGCCGAAGAGCAGGGGCTTTTAGGTTCAGAATATTATGCAACACATCCCATTTACCCGGTAAACAAAACCGTTGCCGACCTGAATATGGATGCTCTTGGCGATTACGGCGAAACCAAAGACATTGCCGTTACCGGCAAAGGCCAGAACGATTTGGAAGATTATGTTGAGGAGATAGCTAAAAGCGAAGGCCTCAGCACCGTTGGCGACAGGCACCCCGGCTCGGGCAGCTACTACCGCTCAGATCATTTTAATTTTGCCAAAGTAGGTGTGCCGGCACTGGATATTAATAATGGCAGCATCAGCGTAGTGCACGATGGTGGCTATGGCGAAGCCCGCCAAAAAGATTACGGTGATAACCGCTACCACCAGCAGGCCGATAATTACACCGATACCATGGATGCCACCGGCATGGCCCAGATTGCCGATATCCTTTACAGGGTAGGTATTAAATTAAGCAACGAAACAACGTTTCCGGGTTGGAAAACGGGATCAGAATTTAAGGCTGTAAGGGATAAATCGATGAAGTAA